One Candidatus Binataceae bacterium genomic window, CATGGAAAGTTCCATGGTCATACGCCGCGCGGCGGCGTTCTCGGCCGCCTCCCTGAAGATCGGCCAACCGCCGATCGCAATGCCTAGCGCGCCGACCAGGCTGAACCGTGGCAACGGTTCCCATGCGCCAAACCACAACGCCGTCGCGGCCAGCGCCACCAAGACGATACGCGCGGCCTCGACCCGGCGGAAGGGGTGCTCTCCTTCGCCCGGCTCGGGCGCCGCGGCGAGGGCTTCGGCTTGGGTCCGATCGATCAGAACCGAGCTTTTCGCTACGCCTTGCTCTTCCATGAAGGAGGTTGGGCGCTACTTCAAATAGGCTTGAACGATCTCAATGAGTTCTTCGGCGCCCTTGGCCCGCGCACCGCGCTCGCGATCGGGATCGACCACATGCATCCTGATATGATCCTCGATTATCTCCGCCATCAGGCTGTTCATTGCCCCGCGCGCCGCAACTACCAGATGGAGGACGGCGGCACAGCCTTTTTCTTCCTCTACCGCGCGCTCCAGCGCCTCCACCTGACCGCGTACCCGGCGCACTCGATTCAACAGCTTGATCTTTTCCTTGACGGTATGGGCCATGACCGTCTCAACCTTAATTCTTGATACCCTCCCCGGTATGGTAATTCGCCGCCATGCCAAAGTCCAGCGGCTTGCAAGCGCACGCTGGCGATGCGAATTTACCAGCAAGCTTCCGGAGGGTAATGCGGTACATGCGCAATATTCTGATAGCGGCCGCGGTTTTGCTTGGTGTGGCCTTGGCAGGCGGAGCGACGGCCAACTCCTCAGCGGACAGCGGCGAACTTGTCTTGGAACATCGTCTGGATGCGCAGATCCACCCGAGCGATCTGCGCGCCTGGATGAAACCACTGACGGCCGAGCCCAATCACGTCGGCTCCCCGCACGACAAGCAAAACGCCCAGCAAATCCTGGCTTGGTTCAAGAGCTGGGGTTGGAACGCGCACATTGAAACCTTCTGGGTGCTCTATCCGACTCCCAAAAGCGAAACCCTGGAGATGGTGGCGCCCATCCCCTTCAAGGCCACCTTGCAGGAGCCCCCCATCCCGGGGGATACCAGCGCGACCGCGACCCAGCCCGCGTTGCACGCTTATGCCGTCTATCAAGGCGACGGTGACGTCACGGCGGAGCTGGTTTATGTCAATTACGGGATGCCCCAGGACTACGAACGGCTGCAGCGCATGGGTATCAGCGTCAAAGGCAAGATCGCTATCGCACGCTATGGCGAAGGATGGCGCGGTTTGAAGCCAAAGCTCGCCCAGGATCACGGAGCGCTTGGCTGCATTATATATTCCGACCCTCAGCAGGACGGCTACGCCGACGCCCGCACTTATCCTGCCGGGCCGATGCGACCGGCGCGCGGCATTCAGCGCGGCTCGGTCAGCGACATGGCGCTATATCCCGGCGATCCTCTCACTCCAGGAATCGGGGCGACACGCAATGCCAAGCGCCTGCAGATCTCCCAGGCCACCACTATTCTGAAAATTCCTACTTTGCCGATCTCCTACGCCGACGCTCAGGTG contains:
- a CDS encoding metal/formaldehyde-sensitive transcriptional repressor, which codes for MAHTVKEKIKLLNRVRRVRGQVEALERAVEEEKGCAAVLHLVVAARGAMNSLMAEIIEDHIRMHVVDPDRERGARAKGAEELIEIVQAYLK
- a CDS encoding M28 family peptidase — translated: MRNILIAAAVLLGVALAGGATANSSADSGELVLEHRLDAQIHPSDLRAWMKPLTAEPNHVGSPHDKQNAQQILAWFKSWGWNAHIETFWVLYPTPKSETLEMVAPIPFKATLQEPPIPGDTSATATQPALHAYAVYQGDGDVTAELVYVNYGMPQDYERLQRMGISVKGKIAIARYGEGWRGLKPKLAQDHGALGCIIYSDPQQDGYADARTYPAGPMRPARGIQRGSVSDMALYPGDPLTPGIGATRNAKRLQISQATTILKIPTLPISYADAQVLLSQLGGPPAPANWRGALGITYHVGPGPAKIHLAVKSDWSLKPIYDVIAVMPGAYYPNQWVIRGNHHDAWVFGASDPMSGQVALLAEAQAIGALVKQGWRPKRTIVYASWDGEEPMLLGSTEWGETHAAELRQKAVLYINSDTNARGFLMAEGS